Genomic window (Nitrospirae bacterium YQR-1):
ACATACATAAAATCAGGGGCAAGGCTCTCAGATGCATTATGGAAGGCAATATAACCGCCCTTTTTTAATATCACAAGCGAATTCTCAAAGTCTCTCCTTGTAGCCTCATACGTGTGATTGCCATCTATAAAAATCATATCAAAATATGTTTGGCTTTTTTTTAACTCAGGCAGCACCAGAGCCGAATCCCCCTTTATAAGGGTAACACGGCCATTGCCGATATATTCCTTAACAGCTTCAGTTTTGAAAGTTTCGCAGACATGGGTGTTTCCATCCTCCGGGATAAAGTCCTCAAAAAAATCAACGCCGTAAAAGTTGACATCTCTGGTGTGTTCCTTCAAAAATTTAAGAGTGCCCCCTTTAAATACTCCTATCTCCAGATATAACGGATTTTTCACCTCACGCTCCACATCCAGCAGCACAGCCAAAAGAGTATAAATCTCCCGCACGGTTAAATCGGTAAAATATTTATTTTTCTGCGCAATCTGAAAATCGTGGCTGTCATTGTAGAGCTTTACCACAAAGTGGGGCAACACATATTTTATGTATCTTCTCAGGTCCACTGTTTTACCAACTTTATAAAATTGAAAATCCAAGGGAATCCTCCAGCATTTCCCTCAGATCGGATGAATCCCTTTTTATGTTAATAGCATCACAACTTTTAAAAGGATTTGTTTTGGAGTAATCGTTAATAATTATCCGTTTTGAGTGGAAAATATCAAAAATTATCTGGTGATAGCAAATCCCCTCTTTCTGCAGTTGTTTAATTGTGAGTTCCCTGTATGTTTCTTTTCTTGCCGTAGTTAATATGATTTTTACTTTGCCGGTGTTGTATAGTTTATTTATGATTCCAGCATTTTCCTTTATTGCTGAGGCGGTTCCCCATAATGGAGCAAAGTACTGGCCGGAGTTATTTATTAAT
Coding sequences:
- a CDS encoding class I SAM-dependent methyltransferase, whose product is MDFQFYKVGKTVDLRRYIKYVLPHFVVKLYNDSHDFQIAQKNKYFTDLTVREIYTLLAVLLDVEREVKNPLYLEIGVFKGGTLKFLKEHTRDVNFYGVDFFEDFIPEDGNTHVCETFKTEAVKEYIGNGRVTLIKGDSALVLPELKKSQTYFDMIFIDGNHTYEATRRDFENSLVILKKGGYIAFHNASESLAPDFMYVANDGGPWKVTQEIKRNRDFFFEAEVDRLRIFSYLR